A window of Ardenticatenales bacterium genomic DNA:
AACGCACCCTACGACCTGGCTGTTTGGAAAAAGGCCAAACTGCACGACGACTGCTATGTGGTTTTTGACAACGCCTACTACTCAGGCCCTTTCCGGCTGGCAGGCGAGCATCTGTTAGTGCGCGGTGGCAGCCGGGAAGTACGGCTCTACACCAGCGATTATCAGTTGGTGGCTACCCACGAACGGGCGCAAGAGCCGGGGCAACGGCAAACCCATCCGCATCACCTGCCGCCGGAGAAGGTGGCCGGGGTGTTCCTGACACGGGAGACCTGCCAGGCCGCTGCTGCCGACATCGGTCCGGCCACGGACGAGGTGGTGCACACCTTGCTGGCCGACGCCACGCTGGAACGGCTACCCATGGTACGTCGTTTGTTGGCCTGGCGGGAACGAGTCGGGGATGACCGGCTGGAAGCGGCTTGTCGCCGTGCTCTGCGCTTTGGCGACCCCAGTTACAAAACGGTCAAGGGCATCTTGCAACAGGGATTGGAGTCCGCGCCAGACCCGGAACCGGTGACGGAAGCGCCGGCAGCCAAAGCGTTTGTGCGCAATGCGGTGGAGGTGTTTGGTGAGAAGTTGGGAGGGTTGTCATGGAACTGATGCACCAGATGCAACCCTATCTGAAGCAACTCCGCCTTTCTGGGATTCTGGAGACACTCACAGCCCGCAACCAGCAGGCCATAGATGGGCAGTGGACCTACATCGAGTTCCTGTCCCGACTGCTGGAGGATGAGGTGGAGCGGCGGGCGCAGAAACAGTTGGCGCCGCGGCTGCGGCGCGCGGCCGTCAACACCACCAAGACGCTGGAAAACTTCGATTTCAGTTTCAACCCTAACCTGAACCGACAGCGCATCCTGCAACTGGCCGGCTGCGATTTCATCCGCCAGAAACGCAATCTGCTCATCTGCGGCCCAACCGGCGTCGGGAAAACCCATTTGAGTCAGGCCCTTACCCATGCGGCAGCCCGGCTGGGATTCAGCGCCCTGTTCATCAACACCCACAAGATGTTGCAGCATCTCCACGGCGGTCGCGCCGATGGCACCTGGGAGCGGCGCTTGCAGACCTATCTGCGGCCGGACCTGCTGGTGTTGGACGATTTCGGTCTGAAGCCTTTGCGGTCGCCGGCGACAGAAGACTTGTACGATGTTATCAATGAACGATACGAAGTCGGCAGCATCATGTTGACTAGCAATCGTTCGCCCAGTGAATGGCCCGACCTGTTTGGTGACCCGCTCTTGGCCAGCGCTGGCCTGGACCGTCTGGCGCATGCGGCTGAAGTGTTGGTGATAGAAGGCGGCAGTTACCGCGCCAGAGGTCGCCAGCGCCTGGAAGAGGAGGTGCAAATTGCCGTGACCTGAAGCCATCTGCTCGTCAGTTTGAGCCGAGAAACGTAGGGTAACTTTTCAGGAAGCGTAAACCATGGCCCATACAACGCCCAAAGTGATGAATAACCGATTGTACTTGCCGGACTGTACCGAGCCGGTTTGCCCGGTTGAGTCCCCAGCCTGGTTCGACTGGCTGCACGAGGCCCGCTGCTTCCGCTATTACAGCCAACAGCGGCACAATGTCATCCGCGGTTACGGTCCTGTCTTCGCCCCGATTTCTCTGCGCAAGGAAAAGCGTCGTCGCGGTTGCCTCTGGTATGCGTATCGCCGGTCCTATCGTGTTTTGTACAAGCGGTACGTGGGCAAGACGGAAGCGTTGACCCGTGACCGGTTAGAGGAAATTGCCCGGACGCTCAATGAGGTTGATTGATTTTGTGGAAAGCGGGTTTGTCACGATTTACGAGAGCGAATTTGAGTGAATCGCGCTTTCTTGTCACTCGTGTGGCAAATCACCGCAACTTCGAGAAAATCCGCCTTTGATACGACTACTGAAAAACCCTACGTAACACATCCATAATACATGCAAATTTGCTTGCGAAGGGGTAAAATACAGTTACAAGCTATCCTCAAAGGTGCATCGTTCGTGCCTGCCCACGGCGCGTCGCCAATCACTTCACCGTCGAGGAGCCTGAAGGAATAGAGAATATGCCGGCATCTTCCCCTGAAGCCATTAGCAAACCCACACCCTAACGCCTGACTCGGTGCTCATTTCTTGGCCCTCTCACAAACAATACAGCCCCATGCCCTAATACAGTTCTTAACGGTCTTGCGGCATAATGGACACACGCTCCCCAGAGTAATTATGTTTATGCGTGATGATCTTTTCCTGGCGCCACTCAGTCAAGATACACTGGCAAGCCGTTTCTAGCGTATTTGGGCGGAAGATGTAGACATACAGGGTACGACATGTTTCTCCAAATACGAAAAAACAGTGTGCGACTGCTCCTTGCCGCGGCAATTGGACTCTGCCTGACTGTGGGAACCTACCTGACCACCCTGGCAGCGGATCGCTTCTCCCCAACTCACGTCTCCACCGCTCCTCCCAGTCCGGGCGATTTCATCCAGACAGTCCCGCAAGGTTTTGGCAATCCGGAAAATATGTGGGCGTGGGGCATGGTTTGGTGGCGCGAGCATTTATACGTAGGCACAAGCCGCAACTTCAACTGCGCGGACACCCTGGCGCAGGCGCGCAACTCCTTTGGCATCGTCATCTATCCTCCATCAGACCCAGACCTGAACTGTCCCGAAGACCCGCTGGCAATAGATATGCGCGCGGAAATCTGGCGCTACACACCCACGACCGATTATTGGGAGCGCATCTACCAATCTCCCGTGGCCACGGTCAACAAATACACCGCGCTTGGCGGTTCCATCACCGATCCCGTCATCGTCACAATTCCCATCAGCCCTACCAACGTCGCCGTAGACCTGGGGTATCGGGGTATGGTTGTTTTCACGGAACCGGACGGGACGGAGGCCCTCTATGTAACCGCCATCAGCACGGGATTCGTGGGGTACGACGTGGGCGCGCCGCGGATATTGCGCTCCACGGATGGCGTCAACTTCGCGCCTTTGCCGCGCGACCCGGGAACGGTGTTGGGCAGCTATGACAAAACCAGTATGCGCAATCCCATCGTCCACACGGGCAGCGACGGCGTGCCACGCCTGTACGTGCAGGGCGGCTCCAGCCGCGGCGCAGGTGAGGTATTTGAGGCCACGGACCCGGTGGGCGGCAATGACAATTTCCGCCAGATTAGCCCGGAAGACATGAATGTGAGTGCGATGGGGTCGTTCAACGGGTATTTGTACCTGGGAACACATGATCGCACGAATGGGTTCTCCCTCTTCAAGATGGACGTGGACGGCGGACCGCTGCCATACAGTTACACGACGATCATGGAAGATGGGGGTTATTTACCGGCGGAACTCAAACCCAACAACGAGCTTCTCAGCATGACGCCCTACGATGGGGCGCTTTACATCGGCGGCAATGGAGTCAGGTTTAATCAATTTGGTGCGGATAACGTGCCGGCGGAACTGTTCCGCCTTTACCCGAACGATTCCTGGGACGTCGTCGTCGGCCTGGAGAGGGCCGACACCCCCGACGGCCCCAAAGTCCCCTTGAGCGGCCTCGGCCCCGGCTTTGGCAACGACTACAACGGCCACATGTGGCGCATGAGCGTCTACAAAGGGGATCTCTACGTCAGCACGCTGGACACCGACTACATCTTCAAAGACGACAACCCACCGCCAGACATCATCGCCAAGATGGGCTTCGACCTCTGGCGCAGCGAAGACGGCATCACGTTCACGCCAGTCACTACCGATGGATTCAGGGCAAACATCATCGATCCCGGTTTCCCTCGCCCGGACCTGCACGTGGGCGCGTTTGACATTGGCGGGCGCACCCAGTATGTCACGCCCAACGGCCTCTTCCTGGGCACGGTCAATCCCTTCCGCGGCCTGCGTATATGGCAAACGCAGCTTCCCCCGGACAGCGTCTCGCTTAGCGGACCGGGCAAC
This region includes:
- a CDS encoding transposase; its protein translation is MSSTRNWLPFGVAQGRLWLRLHRNALSFFGGVPRRIVIDNLKAGIAQACWEDPQPQLAYRECAEHYSFLISPCRPKTPQHKGKVEQGGVHYVKRNFLGGREPTSLLQANQDVRTWCLTTAGQRTHGTTKKCPLAQFENLEKVALQPLPNAPYDLAVWKKAKLHDDCYVVFDNAYYSGPFRLAGEHLLVRGGSREVRLYTSDYQLVATHERAQEPGQRQTHPHHLPPEKVAGVFLTRETCQAAAADIGPATDEVVHTLLADATLERLPMVRRLLAWRERVGDDRLEAACRRALRFGDPSYKTVKGILQQGLESAPDPEPVTEAPAAKAFVRNAVEVFGEKLGGLSWN
- a CDS encoding ATP-binding protein; translation: MELMHQMQPYLKQLRLSGILETLTARNQQAIDGQWTYIEFLSRLLEDEVERRAQKQLAPRLRRAAVNTTKTLENFDFSFNPNLNRQRILQLAGCDFIRQKRNLLICGPTGVGKTHLSQALTHAAARLGFSALFINTHKMLQHLHGGRADGTWERRLQTYLRPDLLVLDDFGLKPLRSPATEDLYDVINERYEVGSIMLTSNRSPSEWPDLFGDPLLASAGLDRLAHAAEVLVIEGGSYRARGRQRLEEEVQIAVT